atattttcaaactagggctcatttagctaccttagcaaactaattattatggagctacaaaaattacggtgagcacctaataatgttaggaatttactatgaaagtttcagagccaacactatcaccaatttatcacaaagattccttcaagtttatatcttaaccatattaagcatctcaaattaattagatcacttctaaaaatattataaaactatgtgaacaaaatatactagcagatagatcataattttagaaacctaacaaaattagtttcacaattttctgttaactacacaattttatattgaatttacaagtttaccttagaaactaaattagaaaatgcttagaaaaggaaaagggtcGGTGGCCACCATTCGGCCCAGTAGCCCGGTGGCCCAGCCGGAGCACGGCCCACGCGCGAGATGGCCCACGGTGGGGAGCCCACGCTGGCACTTTAGCAAATGAGCCCTTAGACTTTTCCCGAACCACAACTAGGTCCTAATACTATTTCTTCCTTTCTCTAGcgaattcacttaaccccctggattTTTCCAAATTTCCCCGCGTGCACCCCCGGCCACCGCATGCACGGTGGCATGGGGAGCAACGGCACTGGGCATCCACGCCGGCCACAAGGGGCCTACGCGGACCCATTTAGCGGGTCAGTCGCCATCTATGGCTAAACGCGCTAagatgggtggcggttaggggCACAGATGCGCACTGTCGTGAGCTGCAGCGGCGAGCGGCGTGACTGTTTCAGCGAGCCTACACCCACACAGAAAGGTAGAGATGGTggagaagcatcagtagctcatcGTGGTACACGCCCTACTAACGGTTAAATCAGGGGAGCACTACGATGGTCTAGCCATGTGCGCATGGGCCCGGCAGCGACACCCTGAGCCAGACACCGACGCGTCACCACATCACCGATGAGTTCCCTGGCAAAATTAGTGCGAGCACCGGATAaagggagtcaaggcgagttcCGGGTTATGAGGAATTGAACTGTTACCACTCCTACGGCCTTACCCCCAACCCTCTAGTCACGGCGGCGCACATGACCGGCGGTGAGGAGAAACCAAAATTGACCATTGATAGACCAAGGTGGGCTCGATGAGAATGCGACACCTAGCTAACTTGCTATGCTACCCACCGATGCAAAGAATTGGATTGGGAGGGCTTGAGCTAGTGATTaagaaaggggaagggagagtggTGCACTACCACCGCCATGTCATGGGAAGCGGCCCCGGTAGAGGTGGCCCGACCACGACCCCATGAGGCATGGCAACGCGGGGATATGACCTCACGAGGGAGGGATAGGCGGTGCGTCGATTAGTGCTTCGACAGAGCCATTGAAGGTGTGCCTGCGTGTGGCCATGCGCATGTAGCAGCACGGCGTCGCGATGCAATAAACTGTGTACGACGCTGAGCTCAGGCTTGGTAGGTGGGTTGTGCGGCTGGGAACAAATGCTACAGCGCTCGGGTGAGTCGGAGGCCTGGGACAATGCCATGAGCAGTGGTGTGGCTCGAGACAAGGAGGGCAGCGGGTGAGGCGGCCGTGTGGTAGGGTGGCAGTGGCGGCCAAGGGGCGAGTGTCGAGGCCATCGGCCGGTAGCAGGCGTCGCAGCCAAAGGTGGCCAGGCCACCGCCACGCCACAGCCAGGCCAAGGGCGGCCACCAACAGCCTGTCCATGCACGCACGCGGCTAGAGGCAGCCATAGCGCGCACTGAACGCGGTGACCACGCACTCCCGGTCAAACGGCCAAACACGTGCGAAGCACAAATTTTAAAACTTCAAAACCAACCGCTTAGAGCCCAGTTGAGATTAAAACAAGAGTTCAAGATCCTAGTAGCCACTAAGGGCTTCTCGTCCGAGCAACGAGCATGGCCAAAGAGTGAGCATtgagggagatagagaggtgcAAACAGGAGCTCATCGCGCTGAACACTAGTTCATGACCGAATCCTGAAACAAGATTGATAGCGCATTCTAAGAAAGTTAGGGCAATTTCTGCGACGCCACGACAACTCCAACTCATCTGTGGACTTCACCATGCTAAAGTACTCACTTAGAGGCAACTAACACTATGAAATCATGGAGCTAGTGTTTAAGTGTTTTAGCTAGAATTCAATTGCTAAAATATCATTGTCTACAATCCTTTTCGGATTTAGAAAAGGGCAAGAGTTTCAGTTCGAACTAAACAACCACTAACGCTTTTGCCCTAATTTTTAAAatgtctaaaccttattaatttcaaccaacaagcatttcacacaatagtccatacttcatactaacccataggagcaaaatatttaagcaccttTTAACAATTCTGGTCAATATAATTCACGAAAAATGGCATTTTGAGCATAAGTTCAATTTCTTGTCGATTTAACAAAAAATTCTAGTTTAGATTCCGAattcgatttttgagctcccaaaacactagttatcaatatttattttccaaaagttaaagttgcatttccatctactaaacttgtactttgatttttatttaagtactaaatacaagttatatttcaTTTTTGTTCATACAAATTGTtttttcgtgccaaacaattaaaatgaCTTATCCCATTTTTCTCGTTAGGGTTTTCATTAGGACTTTTACGAACCAAGtaagttaacttggatatttatttgtgtccacaaaagtgagtcacatatgattcgcttatcatttcacacgcgttataaatttttaaaacccgaaAACTTGTTAGTCTAATCCTTCTAGGacctaaatcttggtgctaagtaagctcgtaacaccagaggtgttatagccTTACCCTCAAGTCATCCTCTGTTTTTGAGGCGTGATGACCAGCGACCGCGGAAACACTAAATTTGTCCGTGCCGAGGCGTGGCAAAGCCTCACTAGGGGTTGCCTGACTAGTCGACTCCCTAGGCCACTTGctggtgcaaggaattgaactgcGAAGCTCCGAGCTAAGCGAATCGAGAGGCAGAGTGCACGGTGCTCCCGCTGTGGTCATGTCGTGGAGACGCACATGAGTGAGCTCGAGTGGATTAAGATGGCGGCTTCGACCGATAGCTGTAGTATGAGCACGTGCGCACATGTGATGAGACTAGGGAAGGCTTGGTGTGACACGCTTGAATTGGAGTGGCCGAACCCAAGCAGGTCGCACCAGCGTCGGCTAGCGAGGCGGGACAGGGAAACGTCTCATCACCACGGTGACCGGGGTCATCAACCTAGACGCGCAGGCAGCGCCACATGCCTAGAGGCTCGACGTGGTAGGTAGGACAAAGGGTGGGGCAAGCGCCACGTCATCAAGGTGGCGACCGTCGTAGCTCCGCCATGACCCCGCGCATGGCTCGGTGGCTGGACGTTGGCACGCGTAGACCGCGGCAGTGGGACCAGACCATCTCTAGCCGGGTCGGGCCACGCAAGGCCTGGGCGCAGCGCGGCATTGGCCTAGCGCACGCGCGGGCCGGCGGTCGTGGCTTGGTTGCAACGTGACCCCGATGCCAACCGCGCTGTGCCCACGGTGCTCATGAACACAGTCCGAACGGCTGCCCTAGGTGACGTGCACGTGTTTTATAGCATAGCAAAAGTTACTAACAATCACAGTTGATGTTCAACTAACTCCCCTATCGTAAAGTCCACATTGCCAATGACCTAGCAACCAGGGAAGGAGATAGATGGATGCCAACACGAGCCCATCGCGCTGAATGTCAGTTCGTGAACAAAGCACCAAATCATGGTTCACAACGCGTTCTAAGGAGGTTAGTGCAAATTTATAGCGggcaacgtgacatccaacacaacttcgacATACACCATACTCAAGTGCTTACTTAGAAGCAACTAACAGTACAAAACACATGgatctagtgtttaaacattttagttagaatttaaatgccaaaataaCATTGTCTACTAcccttccatacttagaaaagttaaggatttcagttggggctaagtaaccattaatttttttgtcgcaatttttaaaaggtctaaaccttgttaacttcaaccaacaattacttcatgcaatagtctataccttatactaacccataggagcaaaatatttaaacaccatttaactattttgctctatataatttgccaaaaatggtattttaacaatagttcaagtgtttgccgacttaacaaaaagagcttatcttaatgtcaaatttgattttttgagctctcaagaacactagttaacaatatttattttccaaaagttaaagttgtattttcatctactaaacttgtacttcaatttttatttaagtactaaatacaagttatattttatttttatttatagaaattatttttcgtgccaaacaattaaaacgacTTATCCCATTTTTctcgttaggattttcattagcacttttacgcactaagtaagttaacttggatatttatttgagtctacaaaagtgagtcacatatgaGTCGCTTATCATTTCCCGTGCGTTATAAATTTCTAAAATccaaaaacttgtttggctaatccctcttggacctaaatctcggtgctaagcaagctcgtaacatcaGGGGTGTTACAGCTCACCTATCATTAGATTTCTCTTTATCTTATATAAAAAGCATAACTTTTTTATGGTCATATATATGAATACAAACTTTATGTTAAAGTTATAGAGTTTGACACGATCTACACGTTGATAAAtttttatttaatatattttaaaggcttaaatattcattttaagtaCCAAATTTTAACgttcaaaaatttgaatttctcaaatcaCCTTAGATGTTGACATAgtctatatcaaaattgtagttcCCAATAGGATCTTAATTATAGTCCacaactttttttatttgagatcgttTAGTGGCCAAAATATTTGATTTAAGTTCTCTAATTTTGAAAttcatttctttttattttttcaaatgtgacacggtctacaccaaagttgtagctctcaatttgtgcaacaactttgtagttgataatacTTTTATTTGAGGTTGTATGGAGTTAAtttctcaaattttgaaatttaatttctttgaatttttcaaatgataaAAATTTGGGCCTCTAAATggcctcaaataaaaaaaattaatcaacaacaaagttatagataatgttcaaagctacaactttcatgtagaccatgtcaacatcaaAGGTTGTTTGAAAAATCTAAAATGATTGAATTTCAAAATGAGAGaacttaaaacaaatatttgaatCTCTAAACAATCTCAGATAAAAACATTGTCAATTATAAAGTTGTACATCTTACTAGGACTATAACTTTAGTATAGACTATGTCAACATCTGAGTCCATTTGAAAGAATCAATTTTACAATTTTAAAATCTGGTaactgaaaatgaatatttgagcctttaaaatatattaaataaaaatatttacCAACTACCGTGTCAAGCTCTACGTAATTAACATAAAGTTTATATTCATATGAAAAAGCTATGCCATTTTATATATAAGAGAAGGGAGAGACCAAGTGATAGGTGGGCTCCACTGTCACGTTAGCAAAATCATCCAAGAAACCACTTTGAAATGGTTAAGGAGGGTATTGTATctggttttaaaagttcaggtGTGTATGTCGTTCTATATTGAAGTTCCAAGGGGCTTTGAAATTAAGTGACTAGTTCAAGGGGTGAATCGAATACTCCATTAAATAATTCTACCCAATGTAAGGGATTTTTTTTGGACAAAAGGGCAATTTTATAGCAAATCGCCACACAAATTTGGTATGTATTATATTTTTTTTGTCATTTATATAAAATAAAATGGTCCTTTACTTAACGTCTATACGTGAAAAAATTAAATTGATTACCAAATGAAGTCAGGTCAGATGTGTCTTTTCTATTATAATATGTCTTATAATCTAATAGAATCAGTATGGGGTTATTTTGTTTATTACCTTACCCAGGCAACGTTGTCTCACCAGTCAGCAATCTAGGCTCTCAATTTTGAGTGTCTGGTGGCCAGATTTGTTGCCTGGCAGGCATCAAGATTCAACGATTGACCTCAGTATAGTTGTAAATTCATTTGTTGGATGTGATAACTTTATAACTATCTACAATGACTTTAATTATTAAGTTAGGAACGTGTACAAATAGGAAACTACACAAATTAATTAGCTATCTGTTAAAAGCATCACCAACAGTCCCCAATACCTCATCCGATCCTCATAAAACTATTATATTAGGGATACTCATGTTTTTTTTGCTCCAACAATTCTCCAATACCTATCCTTTTTTTTGTGACCAACAATATTTACCTCATCTCCCCTCAAataaagagggggggggggggggggggggttgcatCTCCCCTAGTGTAGCATGTGGCCCACCTAAACTTTCACTTCTCAGCTATCTTTTTTCTTACACACCTATGGGACCCACTTTTCATATTAGTATTTGGAAAGATATATTAGGGTACTACCGTAGCAACTCCCCTAATAttcacaaaaaaatatatatttggcTACCCCAATACATATATTAAGGATACATTATTGGAGAGATGCTGGAGATGCTCAGCTATAAAATTATGAATAAATATCtactatactcttttcatcaattAATAGTTCCTAAATTAAATATAACGTATAGAACTTTAGCACTCTAAACTTTAATGTTTATAGTCGATGTTTAATTTAACTGTTTATTTATCCATTTGTCTTGAGTTTCTACTATTTATACTGAGCATCTACAAAAGACATCAGTTTTAATATGTACTTTTTATTTCTTACACCACACCATACTTATATGTACATAACTGCAATCAACAGTGGTAATTAAAGGCGCCTAGGGAATCAAGTACACGACGCAGAACATCAAGAAACTCTGGAATGAGTGGGAAATTCAGTTCTTGGTGCTCCTCAGTTTCACATTACAGATTTTCCTCTTTTTTACTGGCAGTCTTCGGCGGCGTAGCACCAACATGTTACTTAATTTCATAATTTGGATAGCTTACCTAGGTGCAGACTTGGTAGCAGTTTATGCCCTTGGCTTTCTTTCAAGACATGAGGATACAACTACTGGAAGTGACACTTTAAGAGGGGTCCACCAATTAGCTTTCTTTTGGGCACCTTTCCTGCTCATACATCTTGGTGGACAAGACACAATAACCGCTTTTGCCATTGAGGACAACTTTTTATGGTTGAGACATTTGCTGAATTTGATTGTTCAAGTTACCCTTGCCATCTATGTATTTTGGAAGTCCATTGATCAATACAGTCATCAACTTACAGCTTCAGGTATTTTTGTCTCTGTTACTGGAATCAAGTATGGGGAAAGGACAATGGCCTTAATGTATGGGAACCTAAGAAACATGGGTGGTGCTCTTCAGAAAAACAAAAACACGAGTGGCTCCAATACTAATGAAGATGATGGCTCTCATATCACTGAAAATGTGGAAGTGGTTCCAAGACTAGAGCAGGCtgatgatgttgattatcttggCATTGTTTCTTTTGCTTTGCAATCAGCTCCAGGTGTCCGAGAACTCTTTGCAGGACACACCTTGTACCAAATGGAAGATTACCAAAGGAGTGTACTAACATCATCTAGAATTCTCAGGGCCCACATGCCCAAGTTATTGGAGGTTGAACTTGACCTAATGTACGATGATCTCTTCACCAAGGCTCAGGTGATTCGTACAAAAGGTGGCATCGTACTTCGAAGCTTGTCTCAAATTTCTATGGTAGTCGCTTTTGTGCTCTTCCTTGTAAGCGACCATCATGGATACAGCAGGGCCGATCTTGCAATCACATACTTGTTATTTTCCGGAGCCTTTTTCCTGGAAGCTTGTGCAGTATTTTTGTTAGTGATGTCGCCATGGACTTGGTCATGGTTGAAGGCTCGAAGGTGCTGTGGGCTCGCTCATGTATGCACATCCCTCCTCTCCAGCTGTATCAGGCAGTCTGAGGGGAGGACGCTGTGGTCAAATTCCATGGGGCAGTACAACTTTCTGAGCTATGTGGGTTGCGAGAAGTCGAGGCTGTCCAAGCTAGTGAAGAGGGTGGCGAGGATGACGGCAATCCTAGTCGGAGCCAATGAAGGAAAAAAGCCATTGCTGTGGCTGAGCAAGCTGTTGGATACTGAACATGTCAAGGTGGACAAGACGACAATGGAGTCTATCATACAGACAGTGTATAGATCACACAGAGATCACCCAATCAGTCTAGTGGATGCCGAATGGCCTAACATAGGCCCCTTCCTCAAATATCTGCTGCCCGACTTTGGAGCCAGTCTATGTTATGGCATTGTGTGCTTTCACATATTCACGGAGGTATACTTACAGCACACTTTCATAGATGATATCAGTCACTTGGTAACTGCATGCCGCAATCTATCCAACTACATGCTCTACCTTGTGGTAACACGACCTGAAATGCTGCCTGTCAGTGGCACCACCGGACCTACCATAAAATTGTTTCTTGACAAGATCGCTCAAGAAGATTGGCACACATGGGACCGTTCCTCCAAATTGTGGAGCCAGACATCTTCTGCGACGCTTGGGTTTATCATCCGAACCTCCAGCATGCAGAGAAACGCTGGAGGAGTTAATGAGCGTCTGGACGAAGCTGCTCGTTTACTCCGCCGGCAAGTCGCGAGCAGCAGTGCATGCGACGTCGCTAAGCACAGGAGGGGAGCTCATCACCTTTGCTTGGTTGCTCATGGCGCACAAGCAGTTGGAGATGTTGGACAACCGTACGGGCCAGTTCGGCTGGTCCCATAAATTCACTGTGCACGGATGAAAGTCACTATTCCCGGCTTGTTTCCTCTCACAGATTAACCATCCAAGCGAATATGCCTTCTTCAATGTTGGCGATGTTGGTCCTAGTCCTCCATTCAGGGCCCAACGTATAGAACTTTAGCACTCTAAACTTTAATGTTTATAGTCGATGTTTAATTTAACTGTTTATTTATCCATTTGTCTTGAGTTTCTACTATTTATACTGAGCATCTACAAAAGACATCAGTTTTAATATGTACTTTTTATTTCTTACACCACACCATACTTATATGTACATAACTGCAATCAACAGTGGTAATTAAAGGCGCCTAGGGAATCAAGTACACGACGCAGAACATCAAGAAACTCTGGAATGAGTGGGAAATTCAGTTCTTGGTGCTCCTCAGTTTCACATTACAGATTTTCCTCTTTTTTACTGGCAGTCTTCGGCGGCGTAGCACCAACATGTTACTTAATTTCATAATTTGGATAGCTTACCTAGGTGCAGACTTGGTAGCAGTTTATGCCCTTGGCTTTCTTTCAAGACATGAGCATACAACTACTGGAAGTGACACTTTAAGAGGGGTCCACCAATTAGCTTTCTTTTGGGCACCTTTCCTTCTCATACATCTTGGTGGACAAGACACAATCACCGCTTTTGTCATTGAGGACAACTTTTAATGGTTGAGACATTTGCTGAATTTGATTGTTCAAGttgttaggattgatctcccaccggcctaactgggccttgtcctcgcgccctgatcgggggcgcccaaccctacatggttggtgggcccccgtcgcacagcgctataaaggaaaggtgggggccagggCTCGCAGtatgaggttcaccgcgccgccagtcaccccaccgataTCCTATCCCTAGACCCGATCTTGagaggggcgctgccagcgacgggaagcaccaccgacgccggcaacgccaccccgacgcacacgccgccgccgaggacgccacagcgccgactccctctccaccgaacgtcgctgccggcgcgcagatggcgtccgtcaatgAAATCCCAGCCGGAGCTTCCACAACTACGGCATTTGATGGTTTGCAACCTATCACCCcctttctctctgtctctctgtgaTCCTGAACACCTATTCTACTACTATGTATCCCGATCTAATGAACATGCCTAAATCAAAAtctaacaatggtaccggagccaCGGTTCGACAAGAAATCAGATCGGGTAAGTGAAACCGACCGATCTGATGCGGATCGGGAAAGAAAATAGAaagccgaaccctaagacctaaccctaattccccaaATCAAATCTGAAGAAGGGAttgaagaaggggaaaagggaggGTCGGATTCCGAGAATCCTAGACACAAATCCAAAAgagagaaaaggggaagaagaaagaaagaagggtcgaaaccctaaccctaaccccaagttttccattcggatgaacgaaaagaaagaaatcaaaagcaaagaaaacgaatcggcaagaacaaaccctaacccgaatcggcaagaacaaaccctaaccctaaccctagtttttTCCCCATTCG
Above is a genomic segment from Miscanthus floridulus cultivar M001 chromosome 3, ASM1932011v1, whole genome shotgun sequence containing:
- the LOC136543495 gene encoding uncharacterized protein, which produces MEGVKAAIALGIRDIVLESDAAQVVEALLGDDFRLSVLGGLGIKYTTQNIKKLWNEWEIQFLVLLSFTLQIFLFFTGSLRRRSTNMLLNFIIWIAYLGADLVAVYALGFLSRHEDTTTGSDTLRGVHQLAFFWAPFLLIHLGGQDTITAFAIEDNFLWLRHLLNLIVQVTLAIYVFWKSIDQYSHQLTASGIFVSVTGIKYGERTMALMYGNLRNMGGALQKNKNTSGSNTNEDDGSHITENVEVVPRLEQADDVDYLGIVSFALQSAPGVRELFAGHTLYQMEDYQRSVLTSSRILRAHMPKLLEVELDLMYDDLFTKAQVIRTKGGIVLRSLSQISMVVAFVLFLVSDHHGYSRADLAITYLLFSGAFFLEACAVFLLVMSPWTWSWLKARRCCGLAHVCTSLLSSCIRQSEGRTLWSNSMGQYNFLSYVGCEKSRLSKLVKRVARMTAILVGANEGKKPLLWLSKLLDTEHVKVDKTTMESIIQTVYRSHRDHPISLVDAEWPNIGPFLKYLLPDFGASLCYGIVCFHIFTEVYLQHTFIDDISHLVTACRNLSNYMLYLVIGTHGTVPPNCGARHLLRRLGLSSEPPACRETLEELMSVWTKLLVYSAGKSRAAVHATSLSTGGELITFAWLLMAHKQLEMLDNRTGQFGWSHKFTVHG